Sequence from the Panicum virgatum strain AP13 chromosome 5N, P.virgatum_v5, whole genome shotgun sequence genome:
ACTGTTGAACAAGCTGCGAAACTCACTTTCAACACGGAGAGGTATGAATCTGATAAGCCAGTGTACTTCCCCACCATAGCAATCCTCACCTGAAATCATCACTTCTAGTCACATGAAACAAAGGATGAAAACGTTTCTGACAGCAAGGATCTTAATGGGAGAATATGCTAACAGTGTCTTGAAGGGCATCAAATATCGTAGCTCTTGCAACCCACTCATCTAACTTTGGCTCCAGAGCAATGCTGGAAAAGttataaataaatataagttGCCTGCACTAACttgtttgggaaaaaaggctatgttgttgttgttgttgttgttgcctgCACTAAGCAATGTCACATTTTGCAGAGAACCTACTATCTAGATATTTGAAACAAACCTTTCCACCCTGTCCAGGTTCAGAACTTTAAGAATAGCCTCATGTGCCTTTTGGTCCTGCAGGATGCACAAGAATTCAGCCCAGAATATGGATTCCAAAATCCAAAACAATGGAAAATGACTCCAAAGAAAACAGATATGACATACCCGTAGCAACAAAGGAATGCACCAGATATTGGAAACATCATACAATGTGACAATATTTGCTGCCTGCAGCAAACAACTATGCATTAAATTCCAGGAATTATTAGTTGCTAAAGAGTATGAAATTTTATATGGGCAAAGTTTAGTGTCCTTACTGGCACATGGCAGAACTGGGAGAGTTTCTCCTTCACATTATCCTCCAATTCCTGTTAGAGACAGTTTCAGTTTATAAGTAGTGCTCAACAAGGTCATAGACTCCTAGTCTACCAAGATGGTGTGCAAAAATAATTAGTTTGAAGATTAACCTTTGTACTGCGGCAAGCTAAAATATTTGGGGTGAGCCCGAGTCCCCTTAAGCCACGTACACTATGCTGAGTCGGCTTTGTTTTCTGCAGGAGCAAACAACACATAGAGAATGAAGGTCAGTGGGCCCAAGCAGATTTGTCCAAACAATAACATGTAAATCTTATGATTAGTAACAAGAAAGTGGGGCATAACTAATGGCCAAATATACCTGTTCACCAACGACATTAAGAACTGGAACAAGACTAACATGCACCAAACAGAAGTTCCCAGGACCTGCCAAATGTCAAACCAAAATAACGTAGAAGTGAGACCATCACTCTTGCTTACTCACTGAAGATGGAGATTGTATGCATCAGCCTGTGTGAAGCTTCTCACCAACACGATAGGAGAACTGACCCAAAGCTTCGATAAATGGCATAGATTCGATATCCCCTGAAGATGTTCAAAATGCAATCAAATAACAGGTAAACCAGCTCTAAAATGCTAAAGGGAACAActatcaaacaaacaaacaaaaaggttATCTCATGCCACCTATAGTGCCCCCCAGTTCTATCACGCAGACATCAGCTGGTCCCTCCTTGCCATCCACTGGTATCATGGCAACACGCTCAATCCATTCTTGTATGGCATTTGTGATGTGTGGCACaaccttaatttttttttttggggtgaTCAGTACTAGAACAAGAATAAAGACAGAAGTTACCAAGACAGATGAAACAAAATCAAGTCCACATCACGTGATCCAAAATACCTGGACAGTCTTTCCCAAGTATTCCCCCTTCCTCTCCTTGTCAATTACAGACTGGCATAAACCAGAGAAGTATAATTTATAAATAAGAAAAGTCAGAGTAGCCTTTTATGCAGGGAAAAGCAACTGTATGTCCAGAATCACATATGTGACATGTTCATTCTTATTTATATAGTTGTGATAATTTTTTTCCTTACATTATTAACATGCTCAAATCACATAAAGACAACAAGGACATCCTTTTCCTCCATATGTAGTACAAGATatcaatgtaaaaaaaaaactatttcaAAATTCTTCTGATACACCGAAGAATGCTTTTATGTAGCTATTTAGCTCCCCATGCCATGCATTTAAAACTTAACAAACAAAAGTTCTGTTTAAACTTTTAAATACATCTCCAATATTGAAAATTCACCACCACAAATGAAGGTCTGGTAGATAATATAATTGCTTGTGCTTACTTGATAGATCTTTCCAGTGGTTATATTGTTGTCCCGAGTCAGCTTAATGTCCAGAAATCTCTCGTAATTCCCAAGATCCAAGTCAACCTAAAAGATGCAAAAGTATAATACTTAAATCTCATGGGCTAACATGAGCTACCCCCTAGCAAAATTTGACTTTATGGCACATCACTTTATCAATACCTCACCACCATCATCCAACACGAACACTTCGCCATGTTCAAATGGGGACATAGTCCCAGCATCGGTGTTAAGGTAAGGATCTGCATATTCAGGTAATTCAAAGAGAACATGTCAACCACATGAAGACAAGCACAAGCAACTAAAGCATTCAAACAAGTATTAGCTGGCTTGCCGCCATAAATTTTACAAGGCAAAGGGCACAATCAAAGCACAAGTGCAGCAATAGTACAAAGAGTCACAAAGCAACAACAGCAAAAACAAAGAAGAGCTTAGGTGGTTGTGGATAAGAATAACTAGGGGCAAACAAAACATACAACGTTAGATTGAATTAAATCAAAAGATTCCACTGTACGAAGCTGGCTTCCATGGTTCGTGAAATGATGATATCTAAATCAGCGTTGGCATCACCTGATATCTAAATCAGCATAGGCAAGCCCTCCTCAGCACAAGCTATCTGGAAGACAAAGACACGGATGGGAGAGGAAACCTAGTCTTCTCCAACCACCTTGTTTCCATGACCGCCGCATGAGAACAAAAATTTACGCTCAACTTTGAGAGCCGAATCCAATTTATGGACAGCCAACATGGCATATTGTTGATCCAAAGGTAAGCAAGTTGCCgcattatttttttcaaaaaaaggcGAACATATTGCCATAGGCACTAGTGCAAGCATAAGCGCTGACCACCAACCAGTGAAGTAAAATCACAAGGCTCTAGAATATTAGGCCACCATTGTTCAAACTTCGAAGCTTTATGGCTCAAGCAGAAGATCCCAACCACCACTACGAAGTCAAAAGAAGGTGCCATCCCTCCATAAATATAAATTCTCCCAAATAAAATAAAGTGGAGGGGAAATCCCCTTTGCCCGAAGTGTAACCTAGAGTAAGTGCCAACCATAACGAGGCAATCTttggagaaaaagaaataaaaactcTCTTGCTGCACACGAGACAAGATTGACAAACTTAGCATCAAAATCACATCCATTTTTACACCACATCCCCCTAAACCCCAGGCACCAACATCCCCCTAAACCCCAGGCACCAACGAATACAACGGCAATAGCACTGAGCGGAAGGTTCAAAAGAGGGACTTTTCACCTAACCGGACCACGAACCCCCGGTCCTCCGCACACCAACCCCCACCCACATTACCCCGCCACGAGAATCGCTCCAAAACCAAATCTTTTGCCGGCCAATCTTGCCGGAACGGATCGAGGGCTCATAGGTTCATAGCCGCCCTGGGCCAAATCCCCCAGAGCAACCCCTCTAAGAACGCGCCCTTTCCAGGACACGAAAAGCCGGGTTTTAAAATGGAAGATTTGCGCGCGTGCGGCGTGGTTCGTttaggcaggcggcggcggcggcggcggcgggcggcacgtACCGATCTTGATGGACGTAATGCGGAGGCCGCACGCCTTGAGGACTACGCCGATGCTGCTGGCCGTTACGCCCTTGCCGAGCCCGCTAACCACCCCGCCGGTGACCAGGACGTACTTCATCTCGCCTCGCCCGGGAATCTCGGACCGGACAaatcccacgccgccgcccgccgccgccgccttccccctcCTCAATCCCCTGTCCCGCGCGACAGTTCCCGTCAGCGCCCAcgtccgcgcgcgcgcacagGCACGGCTGTGTCGGCGCGAGCGCGCGGCGCTAGGGGCAGGGGAGGTTTTAGGAGGTGAGGGGGGAGAAGGCAATGGGGGGCAATGGAGGCAAGGCGGCTGgggatagagagagggaggaggggggctTTGGAGGGGTGGCAATTTATACGCCCGTGTCCCTATTTTTCTGtctgatttttttctttattatttttctcTGTGCGTCTTCTGGGCTTGGGTTTAACTTCAGGGCAGAGGCCCATTCAGCCGAGTCCTGCCAAAAGGCTCCAAAACAATAAGCTCTTGATTAAATGCTTGTATTCGTATTTTATGAAAtttaggccttgtttggatGTGCAAAAATTCTAGCACGCATGTTTCTCGAAAAagaaatctcgcatgcatgatgtactaaataaaatctatttgtaaaatctttatagggatgggtgtaacttttcgcgacgaatctaatgatggtaatgaatcgatgatttgctacagtgatactacagtaactatcctctaatcgcgcggtcaaaggcctcattagattcttcagggtcactagagcgggggttctgaagttggttttgtaaactagctttgtttgacaccgtaattaacggtcaaagtaATACTATTCACTAGCACGCTACAAAACTAGCGCGAACCAAATAAGGCCTTAGTACAATAAAATTAAGAACATATATACATAATGTAATATTATAAACATTTATTTAGGAAAGAAATGTTGGTTAAGATCATGGAGAGCATGCATAGGAAAAGATTAAAAATAAAAGTAAATGCATTTGTGTGACACAGTGACGCATTACCCTTTTTCACAGAGCTATAGCTATTTTGCTCTAGGTTGTTATATAATAGTTCTGTAAAACTAGTCCTAATTATATACTACCTCCATATATTTTTAGATGTCATTTCAGACCAAATAATTAtactaaaataaactaaaattttatGTCCTAACGACATCTAAAAagatatggagggagtagtttttATAGATACGTGACAATGAAAGGACTTACGATGTCAATTGTTAACCCCCGTGGCGTGTGTTAAGATGGAAATGTTTCTTTATGTACACGGTCTCTCCTACCTGCGACTGTACCTTTTGAAGGTGTCCAAGCTCAAGCTGTAATTTTTATGCTAGGTTGTTCACCATGTCTGTCACCCCAAGCTAATGAAACGGTGTGCCATGTCGCTCCATTGCGCGCTCTCAAAGGCTGAAACCATTGGCCGATCAAGCTAGGTGCTATACTAGGAGCCAATATAATTTGGGCAAGGCCTACGGGTAGAGACAGTCATGCATGGTCGTGTCTGTCCGGGCCGGGGCATGTGAAGTTGAGGGCATATATATGTTGAGAATCATGCATGCGTCTAGGGAGAAAAAGGCCGCACTTGGTCTTTTGTGCATTGCACTCGGCGATTATTCCAACACCGTAGTAGCAGATGATGGAGACCAAGAGAAAACCATGCAACACGTACACATACCGCTGCCGGAAGGTGAATAACCTTTTCGTATTATTGGATGTGAACACCAACATAATCTAAACACTAAAAAAAAAGAGCTTTCGTTGCGCATACCGGTTAACTTTTAGTTCGGTACTAAAGTTGGTATGATGGTATTATAGTACTAGGTCCAACTTTGAAAGCCTCCGACTTCATTTTAGTACCAGGTCATAACATCATCCGGTACTAAAAGTTACTTTTTAGTACCGATTA
This genomic interval carries:
- the LOC120673067 gene encoding CTP synthase-like, with translation MKYVLVTGGVVSGLGKGVTASSIGVVLKACGLRITSIKIDPYLNTDAGTMSPFEHGEVFVLDDGGEVDLDLGNYERFLDIKLTRDNNITTGKIYQSVIDKERKGEYLGKTVQVVPHITNAIQEWIERVAMIPVDGKEGPADVCVIELGGTIGDIESMPFIEALGQFSYRVGPGNFCLVHVSLVPVLNVVGEQKTKPTQHSVRGLRGLGLTPNILACRSTKELEDNVKEKLSQFCHVPAANIVTLYDVSNIWCIPLLLRDQKAHEAILKVLNLDRVESIALEPKLDEWVARATIFDALQDTVRIAMVGKYTGLSDSYLSVLKALLHASVDCRRKLVVDWVASTDLEDSTAIEAPDAYKAAWDLLKGADGILVPGGFGDRGVQGKILAAKYAREKNVPYLGICLGMQIAVVEFARHVMNLTDANSTEFDPDTKTPCVIFMPEGSKTHMGATMRLGSRRTFFKVADCKSAKLYGNVTYVDERHRHRYEVNPDMVPEFENAGLQFVGKDDTGRRMEIIEIPNHRYFVGAQFHPEFKSRPSKPSPLFVGLVAAASGQLDRVLQDCCNGHVVPAKHILSNGSYPSIVHQNGHPKKLANGLSNGTYYANGNGVHA